A single genomic interval of Asterias amurensis chromosome 1, ASM3211899v1 harbors:
- the LOC139943450 gene encoding pinin-like: MAYVSALQGRLEKAKESLQNVDENIRKLTGREPGERRIPAGAADRGRDRDQRRVSVGGQGQRGRGRGGGVQRGDAFQRLGLPLQRRQSTGSAFSRLGGRVDGPRLGGRVDGGPKLGGRVDGPRLGGRVDGARSRVDGPQPKRLRRKQNDDDDDLPKHTIQSSVVATPIIERTRQDSIKEQSKNEEGQKRNRRMFGHLLGTLQKFKQESNDSESKESRRVEIEHKLDVQAQEEKQAVAHERKQLFIKRSNQQLELQKLEKLVDMAKEQDVWDAHSKRLSQYIRTKAKPAIFYRPAKPSLVTEKRLKDTKELMNEMMKKRRAEIEEEIQQLQDEAEEHDGKEMEHDGKESSEVKGKTKEKKRRHSSKGKHEEGEQRNGKHSKKRPVSDDGELPTSEQQDTDDDDGKETSKDNKKAAISMEAEQEWVVKEGSAGKDGEGKQPTSSSEEGEVDRTMTESAGPEESGDADEGKENIDEKEKEDFRSALYKEEEFDQRNELSWEEEPMEQ, encoded by the exons AATTCCTGCTGGTGCAGCAGACCGTGGTAGAGACAGAGACCAGCGCAGAGTGTCAGTTGGAGGCCAGGGACAGAGGGGTAGAGGCAGAGGAGGTGGTGTGCAAAG GGGAGATGCGTTTCAGCGTTTGGGCTTACCACTACAAAGGAGACAAAGTACCGGCAGTGCCTTTAGCAG GCTTGGTGGCCGTGTGGACGGACCAAGGCTAGGGGGCCGGGTGGACGGCGGACCAAAGCTTGGTGGCCGGGTGGACGGACCAAGGCTTGGGGGCCGCGTGGACGGAGCAAGGAGCCGCGTGGATGGACCACAGCCCAAACGACTGCGGCGGAAgcaaaatgatgatgatgacgatctGCCCAAG CACACCATTCAATCCTCTGTTGTAGCTACCCCTATCATAGAGAGAACGCGTCAAGATTCCATCAAGGAGCAGAGTAAAAATGAAGAAGGACAGAAACG GAATCGGCGGATGTTTGGTCACCTTCTAGGTACTCTGCAGAAGTTCAAACAGGAATCCAACGATTCAGAAAGCAAG GAAAGCAGACGTGTTGAAATAGAACACAAACTAGACGTCCAGGCTCAGGAAGAGAAGCAAGCTGTTGcacatgaaagaaaacaactgtTTATCAAACGAAGCAATCAACAGCTAGAACTGCAGAAACTGGAGAAACTAGTGGATATGGCCAAAGAG CAAGATGTGTGGGACGCTCATAGTAAGAGGTTGAGTCAGTACATTCGCACTAAGGCTAAACCAGCAATATTCTACAGGCCGGCAAAGCCATCATTGGTAACTGAGAAGAGGTTGAAAGATACTAAAGAATTGATGAACG AGATGATGAAGAAACGTCGGGCGGAGATCGAAGAGGAGATTCAACAACTGCAGGATGAGGCGGAGGAGCATGATGGGAAGGAAATGGAGCATGATGGCAAGGAGTCTTCAGAGGTTAAGGGTAAGACCAAGGAAAAGAAGAGACGACATAGTAGTAAGGGTAAGCATGAGGAAGGCGAGCAAAGAAACGGAAAGCATTCCAAGAAGCGGCCGGTCAGCGATGATGGTGAGCTGCCGACGTCAGAGCAGCAAGACACCGACGACGACGATGGTAAAGAAACTTCCAAGGATAATAAGAAAGCCGCCATCTCAATGGAGGCTGAGCAAGAGTGGGTAGTGAAGGAAGGGTCGGCAGGTAAGGATGGGGAAGGGAAACAGCCAACCTCTTCCTCAGAGGAAGGGGAGGTTGATCGGACGATGACGGAATCCGCAGGACCAGAAGAAAGCGGAGATGCGGACGAGGGGAAAGAGAACATAGACGAGAAAGAGAAAGAGGACTTTAGAAGTGCCTTGTATAAGGAGGAGGAGTTTGATCAGAGGAATGAACTGTCTTGGGAGGAGGAACCAATGGAGCAGTGA
- the LOC139943439 gene encoding LOW QUALITY PROTEIN: actin maturation protease-like (The sequence of the model RefSeq protein was modified relative to this genomic sequence to represent the inferred CDS: deleted 1 base in 1 codon) → MINQRETRSTCPHRIENCDEEHQLATPTPPPPPGLPLPPPGLPPPLPEQPPTPLPSLPLPPVPEQPTPHPCLPSLRSPPSVTGRVPSTDVKSHYADIQRREIHTGIHKLLKWGMCKLDDHESIWLASNRHTMPILQQGPECGIAALCIALNMLEPSSCTKVNKSHISTTAKEKGFTLQGEMFSASNMLELARHVARVSGKVVSGTMVENRHGIIGHLANGWPVLVPYDKDGNCEPCCKRGHKAHWAVLTGFVLQANQHSMSDLHSTSWQHDSDKPNLYHMATPNGPTTSNQAIGSVLDNISISNIYVLARQGKSTHVHPWEYSALSDSNANLVELGSNITDEIGSFVIPEGGIQAGLCNQVILLRP, encoded by the exons ATGATCAACCAAAGGGAAACGAGATCAACCTGTCCACACAGGATTGAGAATTGTGATGAGGAGCATCAGTTAGCCACTCCGACTCCACCTCCTCCTCCTGGCCTACCCCTGCCACCTCCTGGACTGCCCCCGCCTCTTCCTGAACAACCCCCTACTCCTCTTCCTAGCCTACCCCTGCCTCCCGTTCCTGAACAACCCACGCCTCATCCTTGCCTACCCTCCCTTCGTTCCCCACCCTCTGTTACCGGCAGAGTACCTTCAACTGATGTGAAGTCACACTATGCAGACATCCAGAGGAGAGAAATTCATACAGGGATTCACAAGTTACTAAAATG gGGAATGTGCAAGCTAGATGATCATGAGTCAATTTGGTTGGCCAGCAACCGTCACACGATGCCTATCTTACAACAAGGCCCAGA ATGTGGTATAGCAGCATTGTGTATTGCACTCAACATGCTGGAACCTAGTTCATGTACAAAAGTCAATAAAAGTCACATCTCAACCACAGCAAAGGAGAAAGGGTTTACGCTACAGGGAGAAATGTTTTCAG CTAGCAATATGCTGGAGTTGGCCCGTCATGTCGCCAGAGTCAGTGGAAAGGTCGTCAGTGGGACTATGGTGGAAAATCGCCATGGCATCATCGGACACTTGGCCAATGGCTGGCCAGTCCTAGTACC TTACGACAAAGACGGTAATTGTGAACCATGTTGCAAGAGGGGACACAAGGCTCACTGGGCTGTTTTAACAG GGTTTGTTCTTCAAGCTAACCAACACAGCATGTCCGATCTACATTCAACATCTTGGCAACATGACTCAGATAAACCAAACCTCTACCACATGGCCACCCCGAACGGCCCGACAACCAGCAACCAAGCTATCGGCTCAGTCCTCGATAACATTTCTATCTCCAATATCTATGTGCTCGCCAGGCAGGGCAAGAGCACCCACGTCCAC CCGTGGGAGTATTCCGCTCTGTCAGACAGCAATGCCAACCTGGTTGAACTCGGTAGTAACATTACGGACGAGATTGGCTCGTTTGTGATCCCAGAGGGCGGTATACAGGCAGGGTTGTGCAATCAAGTCATTCTATTAAGACCATGA